The Halarchaeum grantii genome includes a window with the following:
- a CDS encoding orc1/cdc6 family replication initiation protein, with amino-acid sequence MDTPFRKRTGVFTDKNVLKQQYEPDEILERDEEIEAYANALQDVVDGWEPENVFVYGKTGVGKTAVTRYMMDMLRVEADQRPDVDDVHVAEVNCHHHPSSYQAAIALVNELREDTEREAITTGLSTSDVLTALFEEIEAREGTVLVVLDEIDNLGDDDVLLYQLPRAKANGNIEHSQVGVVGISNDYTFRNDLSSKVQDTLCEREIKFPPYDATELRTILEDRASKGLADGVLDPSVIPKCAALAAQDRGSARQAIDLLREAANVAVEDGRETVVENDVDAAENRVERGRVKDSIRDLTTHGRYTLLAITNIAFEGETPVRAKQAYEMYERVCAENAADPLSQRSVHDHLIDLAMLGFLAQYDRNHGRGGGQYYEYELDVEPEIVTAVLGDEE; translated from the coding sequence ATGGACACGCCGTTCCGCAAGCGCACGGGCGTCTTCACGGACAAGAACGTCCTGAAACAGCAGTACGAGCCCGACGAGATCCTCGAGCGCGACGAGGAGATCGAGGCGTACGCGAACGCCCTCCAGGACGTCGTGGACGGCTGGGAGCCGGAGAACGTCTTCGTCTACGGGAAGACCGGCGTCGGGAAGACGGCGGTGACGCGCTACATGATGGACATGCTCCGCGTCGAGGCCGACCAACGTCCGGACGTCGACGACGTCCACGTGGCGGAGGTTAACTGCCACCACCATCCCTCCTCGTACCAGGCGGCCATCGCCCTCGTGAACGAACTCCGCGAGGACACCGAGCGCGAGGCCATCACGACCGGGCTCTCGACGTCGGACGTCCTCACCGCGCTCTTCGAGGAGATCGAAGCCCGCGAGGGGACCGTCCTCGTCGTGCTCGACGAGATCGACAACCTCGGCGACGACGACGTCCTCCTCTATCAGCTCCCGCGCGCGAAGGCGAACGGCAACATCGAACACTCGCAGGTCGGGGTGGTGGGTATCTCGAACGACTACACCTTCCGCAACGACCTCTCCTCGAAGGTGCAGGACACCCTCTGCGAGCGCGAGATAAAGTTCCCGCCGTACGATGCGACCGAACTGCGAACGATCCTCGAGGACCGCGCCTCGAAGGGGCTCGCGGACGGCGTCCTCGACCCCTCGGTCATCCCGAAGTGCGCGGCGCTCGCCGCGCAGGACCGGGGGAGCGCACGGCAGGCAATCGACCTCCTGCGCGAGGCCGCGAACGTCGCCGTCGAGGACGGTCGCGAGACCGTCGTGGAGAACGACGTCGACGCCGCCGAGAACCGCGTCGAACGCGGCCGCGTGAAGGACTCAATTCGCGACCTCACGACCCACGGCCGCTACACGCTCCTCGCCATCACCAACATCGCCTTCGAGGGCGAGACGCCGGTGCGCGCGAAGCAGGCCTACGAGATGTACGAGCGCGTCTGTGCGGAGAATGCCGCCGACCCGCTGAGCCAGCGCTCCGTCCACGACCACCTCATCGACCTCGCGATGCTCGGATTTTTAGCGCAGTACGACCGGAACCACGGTCGCGGCGGCGGGCAGTACTACGAGTACGAACTCGACGTCGAACCCGAGATCGTGACCGCCGTCCTCGGCGACGAGGAGTGA
- a CDS encoding helix-turn-helix domain-containing protein: MAKYSTGGSSGGSGSGTCELCGTSTDSLTTASVAGAQLSVCQSCADLDESKKRSRRNQNQGDSGSSSGSSGGSEREENSAIRAAAQQLDAARGDSSHWEEHGTNYEHDRLPYLVSGYGEIVEEARQEEGLQLSELAEELDVDENDLLAVEQGRATQAGVGGSVVRALEERLGVTLSE, from the coding sequence ATGGCAAAATACTCCACGGGCGGCTCCTCCGGGGGTAGCGGCAGCGGCACCTGCGAGCTCTGCGGGACGTCGACGGACTCGCTCACGACGGCGTCCGTCGCGGGCGCCCAGCTCTCCGTCTGTCAGAGCTGCGCGGACCTCGACGAGAGCAAGAAGCGTAGCCGTCGCAATCAGAACCAGGGGGACTCGGGCTCGTCCTCGGGGAGCAGCGGGGGGAGCGAGCGCGAGGAGAACAGCGCGATTCGCGCGGCCGCCCAGCAACTCGACGCCGCCCGTGGGGACTCCTCGCACTGGGAGGAACACGGCACGAACTACGAGCACGACCGGCTCCCGTATCTCGTTTCGGGCTACGGCGAGATCGTCGAGGAGGCCCGACAGGAGGAAGGGCTCCAGCTCTCCGAGCTCGCCGAGGAACTCGACGTCGACGAGAACGACCTGCTCGCCGTCGAACAGGGACGCGCGACGCAGGCGGGCGTCGGTGGAAGCGTCGTCCGCGCGCTCGAGGAGCGCCTCGGCGTGACGCTCTCCGAGTAG
- a CDS encoding DUF7127 family protein yields the protein MRPQNTLTDQSGPVERYDYTDESVVVADTSFADERVSVDVVDGTAILVVEGDGEDAQYEIDLPTGEVARAFINNGVVTVEVDR from the coding sequence ATGCGCCCCCAGAATACACTCACTGACCAGAGCGGGCCCGTCGAGCGCTACGACTACACCGACGAGTCCGTCGTGGTCGCGGACACGTCCTTCGCCGACGAGCGGGTGAGCGTCGACGTCGTCGACGGCACCGCCATCCTCGTCGTCGAGGGCGACGGCGAGGACGCGCAGTACGAGATCGACCTCCCGACTGGGGAAGTCGCCCGCGCGTTTATCAACAACGGCGTCGTCACCGTCGAGGTGGACCGATGA
- the purF gene encoding amidophosphoribosyltransferase: MTERRDETVEGGPREKCGVVGVSLQDRAAALPTYYALYALQHRGQESAGIVTHDGFQQHSHVEMGLVGDAFDEDDVEALKGTTGIGHVRYPTAGSVDKSCAQPFTVSFKGGALGLSHNGNLVNADAVRDELADSGHAFTSDGDTEVIAHDLARNLLEEDLVRAVKRTMNRIHGSYALTISHDDTVLGVRDPEGNRPLCIGEIDGGYVIASESAAIDTLGGELVRDVRPGELVVLREDGSGFDSYQLVEPDNTANCFFEYVYFARPDSTIDGELVYEVRRELGRKLWEESGVEGDVVMPVPDSGRAFASGYAEASQAGDGDGVEFAEGLMKNRYVGRTFIMPTQEARERAVRLKLNPIKSTVEGKSVTIIDDSIVRGTTSNQLVELVREAGAEEVHVRIGAPAIVAPCYMGIDMATRDELIAAEKSEAEIAEEIGADSLSYLSIDAVTEAIGRSRADLCLGCVTGEYPYDIDGEATDRDVVRPDVGTDVDVPADD, encoded by the coding sequence ATGACCGAGCGGCGGGACGAGACGGTAGAGGGCGGACCGCGAGAGAAATGCGGCGTCGTCGGTGTCTCCCTCCAGGACCGGGCGGCCGCGCTCCCCACGTACTACGCGCTCTACGCGCTCCAGCATCGCGGACAGGAGTCCGCCGGGATCGTCACCCACGACGGCTTCCAACAGCACAGCCACGTCGAGATGGGGCTCGTCGGCGACGCCTTCGACGAGGACGACGTCGAGGCCCTCAAGGGAACGACGGGCATCGGCCACGTCCGCTACCCGACCGCCGGAAGCGTCGACAAGTCCTGCGCACAGCCCTTCACCGTCTCCTTCAAGGGCGGCGCGCTCGGGTTGAGCCACAACGGCAACCTCGTCAACGCCGACGCCGTCCGCGACGAACTCGCCGACTCCGGGCACGCGTTCACGAGCGACGGCGACACGGAAGTCATCGCGCACGACCTCGCGCGCAACCTCCTCGAAGAGGACCTCGTGCGCGCCGTCAAGCGCACGATGAACCGCATCCACGGTTCCTACGCGCTCACCATCAGCCACGACGACACCGTCCTCGGGGTTCGCGACCCCGAGGGGAACCGTCCGCTCTGCATCGGCGAGATCGACGGTGGCTACGTCATCGCCTCCGAGTCCGCCGCCATCGACACCCTCGGCGGCGAACTCGTCCGGGACGTCCGACCCGGCGAGCTCGTCGTCCTCCGCGAGGACGGAAGCGGCTTCGACTCCTACCAGCTCGTCGAGCCCGACAACACCGCGAACTGCTTCTTCGAGTACGTCTACTTCGCGCGCCCCGACTCCACCATCGACGGCGAACTCGTCTACGAGGTGCGCCGCGAACTCGGGCGCAAGCTCTGGGAGGAGTCCGGCGTCGAGGGCGACGTCGTCATGCCCGTCCCGGACTCCGGGCGCGCGTTCGCCTCCGGCTACGCCGAGGCCTCGCAGGCCGGTGACGGCGACGGTGTCGAGTTCGCCGAGGGCCTGATGAAGAACCGCTACGTCGGTCGGACGTTCATCATGCCGACGCAGGAGGCCCGCGAGCGCGCGGTCCGCCTGAAGCTCAACCCGATCAAGTCCACCGTCGAGGGCAAGTCCGTCACCATCATCGACGACAGCATCGTTCGGGGCACGACCTCGAACCAGCTGGTCGAGCTCGTCCGCGAGGCCGGCGCCGAGGAAGTCCACGTCCGCATCGGCGCGCCCGCCATCGTTGCGCCCTGCTACATGGGCATCGACATGGCGACGCGCGACGAACTCATCGCCGCCGAGAAGTCCGAGGCGGAGATCGCCGAGGAGATCGGCGCGGACAGCCTCTCCTACCTCTCCATCGACGCCGTCACGGAGGCCATCGGGCGCTCGCGCGCCGACCTCTGTCTCGGCTGCGTGACCGGTGAGTACCCCTACGATATCGACGGCGAGGCGACCGACCGCGACGTCGTCCGGCCCGACGTCGGAACCGACGTCGACGTCCCCGCCGACGACTGA
- a CDS encoding zinc-dependent metalloprotease has product MNLLDSARAVAGASGSEAVDWSAVATAAKGATDPGALDLTRREREGYAADVRAARSRIRDVSGLAFDVPETVEIQNRHHWIDANVSTFRRAFEPLEQGGALPGVARTVNTATTAGALAFVARRVLGQYDPLLLADADDHRLYFVHPNIASAAESLDADFERFRRWIAFHEVTHAAEFGAAPWLSDHLESGLREGVAALSEGTLQREAFAELMTTMTAVEGYAELLMDRAFDEDYDDLRRKLDERRDEEGPLGGLVRRLLGFHLKREQYERGREFFEAVADARGVEGAGAVWHSPETLPSDAELDDPAMWLARIPE; this is encoded by the coding sequence ATGAACCTCCTCGACAGCGCCCGCGCGGTCGCCGGCGCCTCCGGCTCCGAGGCGGTCGATTGGTCGGCCGTCGCGACGGCCGCGAAGGGCGCGACCGACCCCGGTGCGCTCGACCTCACGCGACGCGAGCGCGAGGGGTACGCCGCCGACGTCCGCGCCGCGCGCTCGCGCATCCGCGACGTCTCCGGGCTCGCCTTCGACGTCCCCGAGACGGTGGAGATCCAGAACCGCCACCACTGGATCGACGCGAACGTCTCGACGTTCCGCCGCGCGTTCGAACCGCTCGAACAGGGCGGCGCGCTCCCCGGTGTCGCGCGAACCGTCAACACCGCGACGACGGCGGGCGCGCTGGCGTTCGTCGCCCGCCGCGTCCTCGGGCAGTACGACCCGCTCCTCCTCGCGGACGCCGACGACCACCGGCTCTACTTCGTCCACCCGAACATCGCGAGCGCCGCCGAGAGCCTCGACGCCGACTTCGAGCGCTTCCGGCGCTGGATCGCCTTCCACGAGGTGACGCACGCCGCGGAGTTCGGCGCCGCGCCGTGGCTCTCCGACCACCTCGAGTCCGGCCTCCGCGAAGGCGTCGCCGCGCTTTCCGAGGGGACCCTCCAGCGCGAGGCGTTCGCCGAGTTGATGACGACGATGACCGCCGTCGAGGGGTACGCCGAGCTCCTCATGGACCGCGCGTTCGACGAGGACTACGACGACCTCCGGCGGAAACTCGACGAGCGCCGCGACGAGGAGGGCCCGCTCGGCGGCCTCGTCCGCCGTCTCCTCGGTTTCCACTTGAAGCGCGAGCAGTACGAGCGCGGGCGCGAGTTCTTCGAGGCCGTCGCGGACGCCCGCGGCGTCGAGGGCGCGGGCGCGGTCTGGCACTCCCCGGAGACGCTGCCCTCCGACGCCGAGCTCGACGACCCCGCGATGTGGCTCGCCCGGATCCCCGAATAG
- a CDS encoding M20/M25/M40 family metallo-hydrolase produces MHEDQRRFLDDLLATASPSGFETPAQRVWVEYVEPFADEVHTDEYGNAVAVYDGGDGPEFAFTGHADEIGYMVAAISSEGYLHLTPVGGSDKSVSKARHVHVHTDGGPVNGVVGQAAIHVRGKEDTEYDDIETMTVDIGAEDEADARDLVTVGDPVTIAQTPHPLQGSLLSARGLDNRVGVWVAAEALRRAAERGAESTVYAVSTVQEEVGLSGAKMVGYDLDPDAAVAVDVTHASDHPEFPSDKHNEVGLGDGPVIARGAGNHGALVDAVRDAASTDGIDVQYQATGIRTGTDADAFYTTRSGIPSLNLGLPNRYMHTPAEVVDLDDLDRAADLLAALAAREAGRESFAVEF; encoded by the coding sequence ATGCACGAAGACCAGCGCCGCTTCCTCGACGACCTGCTCGCGACGGCGAGCCCCTCGGGGTTCGAGACGCCCGCCCAGCGCGTCTGGGTCGAGTACGTCGAGCCGTTCGCGGACGAGGTCCACACCGACGAGTACGGGAACGCCGTGGCCGTCTACGACGGCGGCGACGGCCCCGAGTTCGCGTTCACCGGGCACGCCGACGAGATCGGCTACATGGTCGCCGCGATCAGCTCGGAGGGCTACCTCCACCTCACGCCCGTCGGCGGGAGCGACAAGTCCGTCTCGAAGGCCCGTCACGTCCACGTCCACACCGACGGCGGCCCCGTGAACGGCGTCGTCGGGCAGGCCGCGATTCACGTCCGCGGCAAGGAGGACACCGAGTACGACGACATCGAGACGATGACCGTCGACATCGGCGCGGAGGACGAAGCGGACGCCCGCGACCTCGTGACCGTCGGCGACCCCGTGACGATCGCGCAGACCCCCCACCCCCTCCAGGGGTCGCTGCTCTCCGCGCGCGGCCTCGACAACCGCGTCGGCGTCTGGGTCGCCGCCGAAGCCCTCCGACGCGCCGCCGAGCGCGGCGCCGAATCGACCGTCTACGCCGTCTCGACGGTCCAAGAGGAGGTCGGGCTCTCCGGGGCGAAGATGGTCGGCTACGACCTCGACCCGGACGCCGCCGTCGCCGTCGACGTCACGCACGCCTCCGACCACCCCGAGTTCCCGAGCGACAAACACAACGAGGTGGGCCTCGGGGACGGCCCCGTCATCGCGCGCGGCGCGGGCAACCACGGCGCGCTCGTCGACGCGGTCCGGGACGCCGCGAGCACGGACGGGATCGACGTCCAGTATCAGGCGACCGGCATTCGGACGGGGACGGACGCGGACGCCTTCTACACGACCCGCAGCGGCATCCCGTCGCTCAACCTCGGCCTGCCGAACCGCTACATGCACACGCCCGCCGAAGTCGTCGACCTCGACGACCTCGACCGCGCCGCCGACCTCCTCGCCGCGCTCGCCGCCCGCGAAGCCGGCCGGGAGTCGTTCGCCGTCGAGTTCTGA
- a CDS encoding LSM domain-containing protein: MSGRPLDVLEASLEQTVTVVLKDGTEFTGVLTGYDQHMNLVLENTEEGEDITVIRGDNVVTINP; encoded by the coding sequence ATGAGCGGCCGACCCCTCGACGTCCTCGAGGCCTCCCTCGAGCAGACCGTGACAGTCGTCCTGAAGGACGGAACGGAGTTCACGGGTGTCCTCACGGGCTACGACCAGCACATGAACCTCGTCCTCGAGAACACCGAGGAGGGTGAAGACATAACGGTTATACGCGGCGATAACGTCGTCACGATTAACCCATGA
- the panB gene encoding 3-methyl-2-oxobutanoate hydroxymethyltransferase has translation MTTVQDIRSHGEDDAPITMLTAYDTPTARIVEEAGVDVVLVGDSMGNAVMGHDSTLPVTMADVESRAGAVARGVEDALVVADMPFLSYGADEGDAVENAGRLLSEAGADAVKLECGPHTVELTERLVNLGIPVMAHLGFTPQHVQQYGGYGRRATTREEAREVLELAEAHADAGAFSLVVEHVPANVAAQITDALAIPTIGIGAGPDTDGQVLVITDVLGLSERAPPFAEQFGDVATEMREAVDGYREAVEDGEFPAAEHGHGDADLDDL, from the coding sequence ATGACCACGGTGCAGGACATCCGCTCGCACGGCGAGGACGACGCCCCGATAACGATGCTGACGGCGTACGATACGCCGACGGCGCGCATCGTCGAGGAGGCGGGCGTGGACGTCGTCCTCGTCGGGGACAGCATGGGGAACGCCGTGATGGGCCATGACTCGACGCTCCCCGTGACGATGGCGGACGTCGAATCTCGCGCGGGCGCGGTCGCGCGCGGTGTCGAGGATGCGCTCGTCGTCGCCGACATGCCCTTTTTGAGCTACGGTGCGGACGAGGGGGACGCGGTCGAGAACGCCGGTCGTCTGCTCTCGGAGGCGGGCGCGGACGCGGTGAAGCTCGAATGCGGCCCGCACACCGTCGAACTGACTGAGCGCCTCGTGAACCTCGGCATCCCGGTGATGGCACACCTCGGCTTCACGCCCCAGCACGTCCAGCAGTACGGGGGCTACGGTCGGCGTGCGACGACGCGCGAGGAGGCCCGCGAGGTGCTGGAGCTCGCCGAGGCCCACGCGGACGCGGGCGCGTTCAGCCTCGTCGTCGAGCACGTCCCCGCGAACGTCGCCGCGCAGATCACCGACGCGCTCGCGATCCCGACCATCGGCATCGGTGCCGGCCCGGACACCGACGGGCAGGTGCTCGTCATCACGGACGTCCTCGGACTCTCCGAGCGCGCGCCGCCGTTCGCCGAGCAGTTCGGGGACGTCGCCACCGAGATGCGCGAGGCCGTCGACGGCTACCGCGAGGCCGTCGAGGACGGGGAGTTCCCGGCGGCGGAGCACGGCCACGGCGACGCGGACCTCGACGACCTCTGA
- a CDS encoding DUF5822 domain-containing protein: MPEVVEETDPEGVDYGWVMQTTFVLTIVVGAPVVAVVFALSGVAVPTWTAKASFALRVGAVVWFLTAVCVYLYARRLDVATDDADADAE; the protein is encoded by the coding sequence GTGCCAGAGGTAGTCGAGGAGACGGACCCCGAGGGCGTCGACTACGGGTGGGTGATGCAGACGACGTTCGTGCTCACCATCGTCGTCGGCGCGCCCGTCGTCGCCGTCGTCTTCGCCCTCAGCGGCGTCGCGGTCCCGACGTGGACGGCGAAGGCGTCCTTCGCGCTCCGCGTCGGCGCCGTCGTCTGGTTCCTCACCGCCGTCTGCGTCTATCTCTACGCGCGACGCCTCGACGTCGCCACGGACGACGCGGACGCCGACGCGGAGTGA
- a CDS encoding AAA domain-containing protein: MTIRGTVTDVGDVRAVSTQYGERDLAEVTLDPGAAPDRTLTLWGKWSETAEYLDAGMDLLLTNPEEQEWNGETQYATSGDSYVVVEPDYLVDVTDIREWVQCPRQYYLSKLSGLPLKYPVTKGTLVHEVFGDLLRGRDLDDAIDDAVDDAGLELGLLGEDPESVREEVRQHASAIEGWLNQGLLTEDDDWRSEYTLISDTFGIKGRCDAIRRGMPVELKTGKNTKRDPRFHDKIQAACYALMLEERGIEADTGTLLYTKNAAVDRSEEGGDLSPAKEFSIGAGLLEFVVRSRNRLAAMEHGMSVPTGKEANAKCEYCFSQDACMVVSGRLGQESKAGQIGSLLPEAERDYFEELYEAVEAERREIHREYVKLWEQTPEERAADDRAVIGLEPDGREELADGRWRLRATRPSAASSKIREGDRVLASDGDPVHGDAEMGRLTRLDESEVVVTTDEPLTLRRLDVYPSEYSVDGMLTALHDFVLKGDERRKDVLFGREEPTFRDEEHDVVPNNDAQNAAVSRALNAEDFALVHGPPGTGKTYTIATLVRAFVERGDRVLLSAFTNRAVDNALEAIEEQGFESFVRVGTETGVREDMQDYRLENVGGPHEQAEELGAAPLVAATTSSCGSRVMRSQEFDVVLVDEASQLTEPGTLAAINRGATFVLVGDHHQLPPVTQSEGRLAESLFERLIETYPEAGVLLESQYRMRQRIQAFSSTEFYDGRLRPATGEVATQSLADLGVDSSRPDVVDGVGFVDVTGTTDAHVDPVEAARVAEIVESYLDAGLDRADIGVIAPFRAQVDEIGRRVPEGGAVDTVDRFQGSSKEVILVSFVATGALDGPIFEDYRRLNVAMSRAKKSLVLVGDAAALGTDDFYARMLDWARR; this comes from the coding sequence GTGACTATCCGGGGGACGGTGACGGACGTCGGCGACGTGCGCGCGGTGAGCACGCAGTACGGCGAGCGCGACCTCGCGGAGGTGACGCTCGACCCCGGCGCCGCTCCCGACCGGACGCTGACGCTCTGGGGGAAGTGGAGCGAGACGGCGGAGTACCTCGACGCCGGGATGGACCTCCTCCTCACGAACCCCGAGGAGCAGGAGTGGAACGGCGAGACGCAGTACGCGACTTCGGGCGACTCCTACGTCGTCGTCGAACCCGACTACCTCGTCGACGTGACGGACATCCGGGAGTGGGTGCAGTGTCCGCGCCAGTACTACCTCTCGAAGCTCTCCGGCCTCCCGCTGAAGTATCCGGTGACGAAGGGGACGCTCGTCCACGAGGTGTTCGGCGACCTCCTGCGCGGACGGGACCTCGACGACGCCATCGACGACGCCGTCGACGACGCCGGCCTCGAGCTCGGCCTGCTGGGCGAGGACCCCGAGTCGGTCCGCGAGGAGGTGCGCCAGCACGCCTCCGCCATCGAGGGGTGGCTGAATCAGGGCCTCTTGACCGAAGACGACGACTGGCGCTCGGAGTACACGCTCATCTCCGATACGTTCGGCATCAAGGGCCGCTGTGACGCCATCCGGCGCGGGATGCCCGTCGAGTTGAAGACCGGGAAGAACACGAAGCGCGACCCGCGCTTCCACGACAAGATTCAGGCGGCGTGCTACGCGCTCATGCTCGAGGAGCGCGGCATCGAGGCCGATACGGGCACGCTCCTCTACACGAAGAACGCCGCCGTCGACCGCTCGGAGGAGGGCGGCGACCTCTCGCCCGCGAAGGAGTTCTCCATCGGCGCCGGGCTCCTCGAGTTCGTGGTGCGCTCGCGGAACCGCCTTGCGGCGATGGAGCACGGGATGTCGGTGCCGACGGGGAAGGAGGCGAACGCGAAGTGCGAGTACTGCTTCTCGCAGGACGCCTGCATGGTGGTCTCCGGGCGCCTCGGACAGGAGTCGAAGGCCGGCCAGATCGGGAGCCTGCTCCCGGAGGCCGAGCGCGACTACTTCGAGGAGCTCTACGAGGCCGTCGAGGCCGAGCGCCGCGAGATCCACCGCGAGTACGTGAAGCTCTGGGAGCAGACGCCCGAGGAGCGCGCGGCCGACGACCGCGCCGTCATCGGCCTCGAACCCGACGGCCGCGAGGAACTCGCGGACGGCCGCTGGCGTCTGCGCGCGACCCGGCCGTCGGCGGCGTCCTCGAAGATCCGCGAGGGCGACCGCGTGCTCGCGAGCGACGGCGACCCCGTCCACGGCGACGCCGAGATGGGGCGCCTCACTCGCCTCGACGAGTCGGAGGTGGTCGTCACGACGGACGAACCGCTCACCCTCCGGCGCCTCGACGTCTACCCCTCGGAGTACTCGGTGGACGGCATGCTCACCGCGCTCCACGACTTCGTCCTGAAGGGCGACGAGCGCCGGAAGGACGTCCTCTTCGGCCGCGAGGAGCCGACGTTCCGGGACGAGGAGCACGACGTCGTCCCGAACAACGACGCGCAGAACGCGGCCGTGAGCCGCGCGCTGAACGCGGAGGACTTCGCGCTCGTGCACGGCCCGCCCGGCACCGGGAAGACGTACACGATCGCGACGCTCGTCCGCGCGTTCGTCGAGCGCGGCGATAGAGTGCTGCTCTCCGCGTTCACGAACCGCGCGGTCGACAACGCCCTCGAAGCCATCGAGGAGCAGGGCTTCGAGTCGTTCGTCCGCGTCGGCACCGAGACCGGGGTGCGCGAGGACATGCAGGACTACCGGCTGGAGAACGTCGGCGGGCCCCACGAGCAGGCCGAGGAACTGGGCGCCGCGCCGCTCGTCGCCGCCACCACCTCCTCGTGTGGCTCGCGCGTGATGCGCTCCCAGGAGTTCGACGTCGTGCTCGTGGACGAGGCGAGCCAGCTCACCGAGCCGGGGACGCTCGCCGCCATCAACCGGGGCGCGACGTTCGTTCTGGTGGGCGACCACCACCAGCTCCCGCCGGTGACGCAGTCCGAGGGACGGCTGGCCGAATCGCTCTTCGAGCGCCTCATCGAGACGTACCCGGAGGCGGGCGTCCTCCTCGAGAGCCAGTACCGGATGCGCCAGCGCATTCAGGCGTTCTCCTCGACGGAGTTCTACGACGGCAGACTCCGCCCGGCGACCGGCGAGGTCGCGACCCAGTCGCTCGCCGACCTCGGCGTCGACTCCTCGCGGCCGGACGTCGTGGACGGCGTCGGCTTCGTCGACGTCACGGGCACGACGGACGCGCACGTCGACCCCGTGGAGGCCGCGCGCGTCGCCGAGATCGTCGAGTCCTATCTCGATGCCGGCCTCGACCGCGCGGACATCGGCGTCATCGCGCCGTTCCGCGCGCAGGTCGACGAGATCGGCCGCCGCGTCCCCGAGGGGGGCGCGGTCGACACCGTGGACCGCTTCCAGGGCTCCTCGAAGGAGGTGATTCTCGTGTCGTTCGTCGCGACCGGCGCCCTCGACGGTCCCATCTTCGAGGACTACCGGCGCCTGAACGTCGCGATGTCGCGCGCGAAGAAGAGCCTCGTCCTCGTCGGCGACGCGGCCGCGCTCGGCACGGACGACTTCTACGCGCGGATGCTCGACTGGGCGCGTCGATGA
- a CDS encoding HAD family hydrolase: MTDQQIDPPGAETASGDAASYAGVVYDLDGTLVDLAVDWAAVERELHALLAEAGVDSDGLVTWELLEAAEDAGVGEAAEELISEHERAGAERARRLPHADELGDGTLPAAVCSLNCERACRIALEREGLLSRVRDVVGRDSLAGRERKPDPQPLLRAVASLGLEPHEVVFVGDAERDAETARRAGTGFRYV; encoded by the coding sequence GTGACCGACCAGCAGATCGACCCGCCGGGCGCGGAGACGGCGAGCGGGGACGCGGCGTCGTACGCGGGCGTCGTCTACGACCTCGACGGGACGCTCGTCGACCTCGCCGTCGACTGGGCGGCCGTCGAGCGCGAGCTGCACGCGCTCCTCGCCGAGGCCGGCGTCGACTCGGACGGGCTGGTCACGTGGGAACTCCTTGAGGCCGCCGAGGACGCGGGCGTCGGCGAGGCGGCGGAGGAACTCATCAGCGAGCACGAGCGCGCGGGCGCCGAGCGCGCGCGCCGCCTCCCGCACGCGGACGAACTCGGCGACGGCACGCTCCCGGCGGCCGTCTGTTCGCTGAACTGCGAGCGCGCGTGTCGCATCGCCCTCGAACGGGAGGGCTTGCTCTCGCGCGTGCGCGACGTCGTCGGCCGGGACAGCCTCGCGGGCCGCGAGCGCAAACCCGACCCCCAACCCCTACTCCGCGCGGTCGCGTCGCTCGGTCTCGAACCCCACGAAGTCGTCTTCGTCGGCGACGCGGAACGCGACGCCGAGACGGCGCGCCGCGCCGGGACGGGGTTTCGGTACGTCTGA
- a CDS encoding 50S ribosomal protein L37e — MTGSGTPSQGKKNKTTHVKCRRCGEKSYHSRKKVCSSCGFGKSAKRRSYNWQSKKDE; from the coding sequence ATGACTGGATCCGGCACCCCGAGCCAGGGGAAGAAGAACAAGACGACGCACGTGAAGTGCCGCCGCTGTGGCGAGAAGTCGTACCACTCCAGGAAGAAGGTCTGCTCGAGCTGTGGCTTCGGGAAGTCCGCGAAGCGCCGGAGCTACAACTGGCAGTCGAAGAAGGACGAGTAA